Below is a window of Cytophaga hutchinsonii ATCC 33406 DNA.
TCAGATTTAGTTTCAGTAAATGAAAAATCTGCTTACATGGACAAATCCAGACTTTACTATGAAAAGGCTCTGGATATTAACGCATCGAACTTAGATACAAAATCAAAACTTGCGATGACGTATGTAACCACATCTAATCCGATGACCGGCATACGCATTCTGCAGGAGGTTGTTAAAGAGGATCCGAGAAATGAAACAGCAATTTTCAATTTAGGATACTTATCCATGCAATCACGCCAATATAATAAAGCAGTAGATCGCTTTAAAAGCTTAATTGAAATTAACCCTGCGCACGCATCGGGAACATTTTATTTAGGGTTAAGTTATCTGGAGCTTGGGAATAAAGGCAAAGCGAATCAATATTTTATGAAAGCAAAAGGATTGGATAGCGATCCGGAATTTCAGGCAATTATTGACAGCTATTTAAAAGAGTCTAATTAATAATATTATACATTTAAACGATTACAATTATGCCTTGCGGTAAAAAAAGAAAAAGACACAAGATTGCTACACACAAAAGAAAAAAACGTCTAAGAAAAAACAGACATAAGAAGAAGTAATAGCTTCTTATAGAATCTTTTATAAATAAGGCTGGTTTCTCTCAGATTCCAGCTTATTTCTATTTTAGTACCTTTTACATTTAACAAGTAGCGAGTTGAGCAACGAATTATTTATAAGTTCGTCTCAAAGTGGAGATCGCATAGCCTTAATTCAAGAAAAAAGGCTTGTTGAATACCAGTTTGAGGATCATACCCGTAAATTTAATGTTGGTGATATCTATTTAGGAACGGTACGCAAAGTCGTACCCGGCCTGAATGCAGCTTTCATAGATGTTGGGTATGAGAAGGATGCTTTTTTGCATTATTTTGATCTTGGTCCGAAGATAAAATCATTGACTAAGTTTACAAAGAATGCAATTACCTCAGCGTCCACACCGGCTTTACTCAAAAAGTTTGAGTTAGAAGCGGAAATAAAAAAAGATGGTAAAGTAAGTCAGGTACTGGAAAAAGGGAATCCGATATTGGTTCAGGTTGTTAAAGAACCTATATCAACAAAGGGCCCGCGACTATCTTGCGAAATTTCGCTTGCTGGGCGTTATTTAGTTCTGGTACCTTTCTCAAATGTAGTTTCTGTTTCCAAGAAAATTACAGATAAAGAAGAACGCCAGCGTCTGGTGCGTTTAATCTCTTCTATTCGTCCGGAAAACTTTGGCGTTATTATACGTACTGTTGCCTCGAATAAAGAAGTTGCTGAACTGGACAAGGATCTTCGAAATCTTGTAAAAACCTGGGAAGATGGTATTGCTATACTAAAAAAAGCAAGGCCAAGAGACTTGATTATAGGCGAACTGGACCGTACTTCTTCTATCTTAAGAGATATGTTGAACGAGAGTTTCGACAGCATCAACGTAGATACAAAAGAGCTATACGACGATCTTCGTTCCTATATTAAAAATATTGCGCCTGATAAGGAGCGTCTGGTAAAACTGCACCAGGGCAAAACCAAAATGTTTGAATCTACAGGGGTTGAAAAACAGCTGAAGACCTTATTTGGCAAGTCTGTTAGTTTATCGGGTGGCGGTTATTTGATTATTGAACACACGGAAGCGTTGCATGTTATTGATGTAAACAGTGGAAACAAATCAAACAACGAAACCAGTCAGGAAGAAACCGCGTTGCATACAAACCTTGAAGCCTGCCGCGAAGTAGCTCGCCAGTTAAGGCTTAGAGATATGGGCGGAATTATTGTTGTGGATTTCATCGATATGAAAAATCTCGATAACCGCAAGGTAATATACGAACGTATGAAATTGGAAATGAAAGACGATCGTTCTAAAAACGTTATTCTTCCATTATCTAAATTTGGTTTGATGCAGATAACCAGAGAACGTGTACGTCCGCAAACCAACCTGATCACCATGGAGGTTTGCCCGACGTGTAACGGCACCGGGAAGATCAGCGCAAGTATTGCGATCACCGATCAGATTGAGCATAAACTGGATTACATCATTACCAAGCAGAATGAGAAAAACATTACCCTGGTATTGCATCCATACATTTATGCATACTTTACTACAGGTTATATTTCAAAAAGAACAAAGTGGTTCTTCAAATATTTCCGCTGGGTTAAATTGCGTACCGACTCATCACTTGGTTTGACCGAGTTCAAATTCCTGGATGAAGGTGCTCAGAACATTGACATGGAAAGCGAAGCTACGACAGAAGATTACAGAAGCGAAGAATACATCACTTCAGAAAAATAAGCTTAGTTACGTTTACAGATAATAAAAAAGTCACGCTGTTATCAGCGTGACTTTTTTATTTCCGGATTTTCGAAGTATAAACTTAGAATGTAATACCAACTTCAAGACCAACAAGGTCGTTGTTGTATTTAGCAGCTTTCTTATATCTGTCTGATGTACCTGGAATGGTAGATCCGTCAAGCATGTTCATTAAACCGCGGCTATAATAAAAGCCGCCAAACAATGCATTCGACTCACCAATTTTGTACGATACACCAGCACCCACATATAAAGACACATCAAACACATTGTATTTATCGTCGTAAGATGAATTTGAAGGAGTTGATTCCTTGAATTTTTCATAAAAATTAAATGTTGCCAAGCCGCCCAACTGGAAATACAATTTCATATTGGTTGCAATCTCATTTGTATACGCCTTGAATGTAACAGGAATCTGAACGGATTGAAGGCTTACGATCTCTTTATAGGTTAAGCCCGGCACACTTTGTGATAAGCCTGCTCTGCTGCTTAAATACCATGCTCCTGTTGAAAAGGCATAATTTTCGCCGAAATGAAAATCAACGGTTGGGCCAAAAGCAAAACGCACACCAGAACTATTGTTGGAAAACTCAACACCATCGGCACTGTTGAGATCTTTTACACGATTAAGGCTTAATGCGGGCGAAAGACGTAGACCCAGCGTAACTTGAGAAAAGCCTGCTACCGCTAAAAAGCAGGATAAAAAAAGAAGCGATATTTTTTTCATAGATTTGTCGTTATGTATTCAATTAAAATATGAATAAAATTATGAAATTTTGGGTAGCCATTCTATTTACAGCCATATTATTTTCGTGCGAACCGGACAAACCTGTTACAAACAGTATAGAAAAACAGGTTATTAAACCCGAAGCAGCAGAAGAGGTCTCCATCAATGCGTCTATTGTGCGTATTGATAAAGACCTGTTTGCGATGACGAAAAAAGAAGATATGGAGAAAATTTTTCTAACCTATCCCGCTTTCTTCAAACAATATTTACGTGGTATTGCTAACAAACCCATGCCGGAAGATGTTGAACGCATGTATCAATATTACAACAACCCGGGCTTAAAGGGCTTCGCAACTGAAATTGAAGCGGCCTGGGGAGATATGTCTGCTGCGCAAAAAGAATTAACATCCATGTTTCGATACATGAAATTTTACATGAATGCATTTAAAGAACCGAAGGTATACACAATCTATTCGGGGCTTATGGAGCCGGATATGTCTTTCTCTGACTCAGCTATTGTTGTTTGCCTGGATTGGTATATGGGACCTAAGGCATCACACAAACCAAATCTATATGAATACATGTTGTCAAGATATGATAAGCCTTATCTGTTGCCAATGATGGCGCTTGGCATATCAACGAAGTTTAATAAGAACAACCCCGCTGATGAAACACTATTGGCAGAAATGATCTATTACGGCAAAGCACATTATTTTGTAGAGCGTGTAATGCCAGATTTGCCTGACTCCTTAAACATTGGGTATACATCAAAAGAATTGAAAGGTGTAGATGAAAATTTACCGGTAATCTGGGGACATTTTATAGACAGAAAAATATTGTTTGAAACAAGCCGGAAGATTGTTGAACAATATACGGGTGAAGGTCCGTTTGTAAACGAAATAAGCAACGATTGTCCGGGCAGAGTAGGGAGATGGCTTGGCTGGCAGATTGTTCGTAAATACATGAACGAACATCCGGATATTTCTTTACAGGAATTAATGGATGAACAGGATGCGGCTAAAATATTTAAACTTTCAGGCTATAAACCACCGCTTAAAAAATAAACTATTATAATTCTAGAAACGTTAGCAATTGATTTACTAACAATTCTTTAGAAAAATAATTTTCAGCAACCCGTCTAGCCTTGCTCTGTGCAGCAAGCAGGCGGGTTTTGTTATTTATAAACGGCAGTATTTTTTCAACAAACTCCTGTGGCTGCAGCGGGTCTGCATAAAAGCCAATAGCTTTTTTTTCTATTAATTCTTTTATCCAGCCTTCTGTATTTACTATTGTGAGTTTGCCTGCCGCAAGTGCGTCAAAAAACTTATTCGGGCTTGTTGTTTGAAGTACAGGCTTGGAATCAAAGGAAACATATACGCCATCACTTACATATAAAAGTTGCCGAAGGCTTTCTTTATTACCATAGGAAATGAATAGTACATTACGATAGTTTTTAAGCTGCTCTTTTATTTTTTCTAATTCAGACCCCTTCGCCTGAATTAAAAAGAAGAGATTCGAGTGATTGGTATCGGTGCAATGTTTAATAACCGCGACCAGATATTCTAAGCGGTTTGCTTTTCCGGCTGCACCATAATAACTCACTACGAACTTATCCTTCACACCAAAATGAACTTCGAGAGCAGGCGTTTTAGATTCAGGTTTGAAGTAATCGCAATCAGACATGTTAGGCACCACCAGTATTTTTTTGTGCGGACTAACACGGGCTACGCCTTCTTTAATGCCGGGAGACAAGGCGATAATTTTTTCAGCGTGATCGTAAATAAGCTTTTCAAACCTGAATAATAATTTCTTAATAATGCTATTTTTTATTACTCCCATTTCAATTGGTGCGG
It encodes the following:
- a CDS encoding tetratricopeptide repeat protein, with the translated sequence MQKKQVIAVLVAVVGIGIVFSLPKVLVDNEKESVEGAEVTVAHEDSLSEVGKLMAEKHTHKPSDSEQKKLQDFTKNYYSISDKEKKRIFADSILGYYNKFHKYDSVAKYSGEIAMLQPNEKNLLSAADAYMQASDLVSVNEKSAYMDKSRLYYEKALDINASNLDTKSKLAMTYVTTSNPMTGIRILQEVVKEDPRNETAIFNLGYLSMQSRQYNKAVDRFKSLIEINPAHASGTFYLGLSYLELGNKGKANQYFMKAKGLDSDPEFQAIIDSYLKESN
- a CDS encoding Rne/Rng family ribonuclease, which translates into the protein MSNELFISSSQSGDRIALIQEKRLVEYQFEDHTRKFNVGDIYLGTVRKVVPGLNAAFIDVGYEKDAFLHYFDLGPKIKSLTKFTKNAITSASTPALLKKFELEAEIKKDGKVSQVLEKGNPILVQVVKEPISTKGPRLSCEISLAGRYLVLVPFSNVVSVSKKITDKEERQRLVRLISSIRPENFGVIIRTVASNKEVAELDKDLRNLVKTWEDGIAILKKARPRDLIIGELDRTSSILRDMLNESFDSINVDTKELYDDLRSYIKNIAPDKERLVKLHQGKTKMFESTGVEKQLKTLFGKSVSLSGGGYLIIEHTEALHVIDVNSGNKSNNETSQEETALHTNLEACREVARQLRLRDMGGIIVVDFIDMKNLDNRKVIYERMKLEMKDDRSKNVILPLSKFGLMQITRERVRPQTNLITMEVCPTCNGTGKISASIAITDQIEHKLDYIITKQNEKNITLVLHPYIYAYFTTGYISKRTKWFFKYFRWVKLRTDSSLGLTEFKFLDEGAQNIDMESEATTEDYRSEEYITSEK
- a CDS encoding porin family protein, translating into MKKISLLFLSCFLAVAGFSQVTLGLRLSPALSLNRVKDLNSADGVEFSNNSSGVRFAFGPTVDFHFGENYAFSTGAWYLSSRAGLSQSVPGLTYKEIVSLQSVQIPVTFKAYTNEIATNMKLYFQLGGLATFNFYEKFKESTPSNSSYDDKYNVFDVSLYVGAGVSYKIGESNALFGGFYYSRGLMNMLDGSTIPGTSDRYKKAAKYNNDLVGLEVGITF
- the gldB gene encoding gliding motility lipoprotein GldB: MKFWVAILFTAILFSCEPDKPVTNSIEKQVIKPEAAEEVSINASIVRIDKDLFAMTKKEDMEKIFLTYPAFFKQYLRGIANKPMPEDVERMYQYYNNPGLKGFATEIEAAWGDMSAAQKELTSMFRYMKFYMNAFKEPKVYTIYSGLMEPDMSFSDSAIVVCLDWYMGPKASHKPNLYEYMLSRYDKPYLLPMMALGISTKFNKNNPADETLLAEMIYYGKAHYFVERVMPDLPDSLNIGYTSKELKGVDENLPVIWGHFIDRKILFETSRKIVEQYTGEGPFVNEISNDCPGRVGRWLGWQIVRKYMNEHPDISLQELMDEQDAAKIFKLSGYKPPLKK
- a CDS encoding glycosyltransferase family 4 protein, with protein sequence MKILYFHQYFNTPAEGGPLRSWHIAKAMADAGHNVVLITAHNYPAAVTKIIDGITIHYLPVVYDNSFGFLRRSFSFLTFILGALKISRKEMDVDLCYATSTPLTVGFIAYWIKRKRSVPYVFEARDLWPAAPIEMGVIKNSIIKKLLFRFEKLIYDHAEKIIALSPGIKEGVARVSPHKKILVVPNMSDCDYFKPESKTPALEVHFGVKDKFVVSYYGAAGKANRLEYLVAVIKHCTDTNHSNLFFLIQAKGSELEKIKEQLKNYRNVLFISYGNKESLRQLLYVSDGVYVSFDSKPVLQTTSPNKFFDALAAGKLTIVNTEGWIKELIEKKAIGFYADPLQPQEFVEKILPFINNKTRLLAAQSKARRVAENYFSKELLVNQLLTFLEL